One uncultured Fibrobacter sp. genomic region harbors:
- the uvrA gene encoding excinuclease ABC subunit UvrA: protein MTKSIEIRDAHEHNLRHVNLSIPRDSIVVVTGVSGSGKSSLAFDTVFQEGQRRFVESLSAYARQFIGRMKHPEVESVRGISPTISIDQKTVNRNPRSTVGTVVEILDHYRLLFARLGVPHCPDCGRVIQAQTVDQIVDNLYVSDEGKQITVMAPIVQERKGEYRKELAELKENGFVRARVDGTIYRLEDVPALVRYEKHTIEAVIDRLTLERKNMSRLREALEGALKLTDGKLVSFLLSAGGSAGAGEASQTGAKEEYRLQGTLLACPKCGISIPELEPRFFSFNDPKGRCPACKGMGESYKFDLDLIIPDKTKSIKDGCIATIKKDDGTLIFSDFGRRNLRNIANEMHFSLDTPWNKLKKAQQDAVLYGTPSESERGIIPIMQELWDMWHIFHFRKYMQIGVCPECHGTRINRTANAVTFHGVNLTEMTEWSVEKSVDFFNKVDLSEKEKRIGKEILKEIRGRLSFLNAVGLGYLTINRKASTLSGGEAQRIRLASAVGAGLQGVLYVLDEPSIGLHPRDNDKLLGMLEHLRAQGNSLIIVEHDEDTMRHADCVIDVGPGAGVEGGRVIAAGTVEELEKNKASLTGAYLSGRKAIEIPATRKKIDKDTPKLKICGAAENNLKNIDVEIPLDGALTVVTGVSGSGKSTLINQILRRELARVFYNAEEPVGKFDHLEGLENIDKVIEIDQTPIGRTPRSNPATYTKIWDDVRDLFASMEESKIRGYSKSRFSFNVKGGRCDACEGAGVKIVDMHILPSVQVTCDVCGGKRFNDATREVYYKGKNVSEILDLSIADAAEFFKDIPKIAQPLNLLVEVGLGYLTLGQPSTTLSGGEAQRIKIASELRRPGTGKTLYLLDEPTTGLHFEDIRKLMDCLNRLRSLGNSVVIIEHNLDVIKCADWIIDLGPNAGIHGGKIIATGTPEQIAKCKKSETGKYLAPVLAKKHGENHHFDRTLKGGEDLSLDIEVHGARKHNLKNIDVTIPRHKLTVVTGVSGSGKSSLAFHTLFSEGQRRFVETLSTYARRFLGRPDHGSIDSISGLAPAIAIDQKSASKSPRSTVATLTEIYDYFRIFWARVGTPHCLKCGKPVSSYSAGDLMQYAFDRDLNKMVTVLAPFEIKDVLKLSKILTEKGYRKVYLGDKLVELPLPKIPTREKQLFAVVDTVVVKEDNRARLVEAFERGYRDGNGILYVEDESGNRLACSEKPGCPECGWYMDSALNPKHFSFNTHWGACETCLGLGHFKDGEVCPDCHGERLKPEYLAVRIGDKNIMDVNHMSIAQALEWFSNENFKRDNFGKDKNPDGKMTVAEPLLREIVGRLNFLKGVGLGYIGLDRAGDTLSGGESQRIRLASQIGSGLEGVLYVLDEPTVGLHESDTAMLLNTLYRLRDLGNTLVVVEHDMKMMQAADHIIDMGPAAGEFGGEVVAEGSPEQLSKPYALQQFPRSETVKYLTHTIPMANEIAAKPITDSTEFYEFEKLNHNNLKNLSVKFPKGAISVVCGVSGSGKSSMVMDEIYPRLKKKFQARGRKKQNGEVLLVDQSPISGTPRSTPASFTGVFDDIRKLFAKLPQAKLKGFDYGRFSYNLARGRCEACEGRGAISVEMHFLSDVWEVCDVCGGKRYNQETLTVTFKGKNIADVLDMRVAEACEFFKDQPKILPKLECLRDVGLPYVKLGQSVTTLSGGESQRLKLAAELARKPAQEMVYLLDEPTTGLHLKDIQILWNMLRKLSARGDTVIVIEHHPDIIRLSDWKVELGPVGGSEGGYLLKMGPND, encoded by the coding sequence ATGACCAAATCTATCGAAATCCGCGATGCGCACGAGCATAACCTTCGCCATGTGAACCTTTCCATTCCCCGCGATTCTATCGTGGTGGTGACCGGTGTTTCCGGTTCGGGCAAGTCGAGCCTTGCGTTCGATACGGTGTTCCAGGAAGGCCAGCGCCGCTTTGTGGAGTCGCTTTCGGCGTATGCGCGCCAGTTCATCGGCCGTATGAAACACCCCGAGGTGGAGAGCGTACGCGGTATCTCGCCGACGATTTCGATCGATCAGAAAACGGTGAACCGTAACCCGCGTTCCACAGTGGGTACGGTGGTAGAAATTTTGGACCATTACCGCTTGCTTTTTGCGCGCTTGGGCGTGCCGCATTGCCCCGATTGTGGGCGCGTGATCCAGGCGCAGACGGTGGACCAGATTGTCGATAATTTGTATGTGAGCGACGAGGGGAAGCAGATTACGGTGATGGCGCCGATTGTGCAGGAACGCAAGGGTGAATACCGCAAGGAACTCGCCGAACTCAAGGAAAACGGATTTGTGCGTGCCCGTGTAGACGGGACGATTTACCGCCTGGAAGATGTTCCCGCGCTCGTGCGTTACGAGAAGCATACGATTGAAGCTGTGATTGACCGCCTGACGCTTGAACGCAAGAATATGAGCCGTCTGCGCGAGGCTCTGGAAGGTGCGCTGAAGCTGACCGACGGAAAACTGGTGAGCTTTTTATTGTCGGCGGGCGGTTCCGCAGGTGCGGGGGAGGCGTCGCAGACTGGTGCGAAGGAAGAATATCGCCTGCAGGGGACGTTGCTCGCTTGTCCCAAGTGCGGCATTTCTATTCCAGAATTAGAACCGCGTTTCTTCAGCTTTAACGACCCGAAGGGTCGCTGCCCCGCTTGTAAGGGCATGGGCGAAAGCTACAAGTTTGATCTGGATTTGATTATCCCGGACAAGACGAAGTCCATCAAGGATGGCTGCATCGCGACCATTAAGAAGGATGACGGTACGCTGATTTTCAGCGACTTCGGCCGCCGCAACTTGCGTAACATCGCTAACGAGATGCATTTTTCGCTCGATACGCCGTGGAACAAACTCAAGAAAGCGCAACAGGATGCGGTGTTGTACGGCACGCCTAGCGAATCGGAACGCGGTATCATCCCGATTATGCAGGAATTGTGGGACATGTGGCACATTTTCCACTTCCGCAAGTATATGCAGATTGGCGTTTGCCCTGAATGTCACGGCACGCGAATCAACCGCACGGCGAATGCGGTCACTTTCCATGGTGTGAATCTGACCGAGATGACGGAATGGTCCGTTGAAAAGTCGGTGGATTTTTTCAATAAGGTTGACTTGTCCGAAAAGGAAAAGCGAATCGGCAAGGAAATCCTGAAAGAGATTCGTGGGCGTTTGAGTTTCTTGAATGCAGTGGGGCTGGGGTACCTGACTATCAACCGCAAGGCGTCCACGCTTTCGGGCGGTGAGGCGCAGCGAATTAGGCTTGCAAGCGCTGTGGGTGCCGGCCTGCAGGGCGTACTTTACGTACTTGACGAGCCGAGCATCGGGCTCCACCCCCGCGATAACGATAAACTGCTCGGGATGCTGGAACATTTGCGTGCGCAGGGCAACTCCCTGATTATCGTGGAACACGACGAAGATACCATGCGCCATGCGGACTGCGTGATTGACGTGGGGCCGGGTGCCGGCGTGGAAGGCGGTCGCGTGATTGCGGCAGGAACTGTCGAGGAACTCGAGAAGAATAAGGCTTCGCTGACGGGCGCTTATTTGAGCGGACGCAAGGCAATTGAAATTCCTGCGACCCGCAAGAAGATTGATAAGGATACTCCGAAATTAAAGATTTGCGGTGCCGCCGAAAACAACCTCAAGAATATCGATGTCGAAATTCCGCTTGATGGTGCGCTGACGGTAGTGACGGGCGTTTCGGGCTCCGGCAAGAGTACGCTCATCAATCAGATTCTTCGTCGCGAATTGGCCCGAGTATTCTATAATGCCGAAGAACCTGTCGGAAAATTCGACCACCTTGAAGGTCTCGAGAATATCGACAAGGTGATTGAAATCGATCAGACGCCGATTGGCCGCACACCGCGAAGCAATCCTGCGACTTACACCAAGATTTGGGACGATGTGCGCGACCTTTTCGCGAGCATGGAAGAAAGCAAGATTCGCGGTTACAGCAAGAGCCGTTTCAGCTTTAACGTGAAGGGTGGCCGCTGCGATGCCTGCGAAGGCGCGGGCGTGAAAATCGTCGATATGCATATTCTTCCGAGTGTGCAGGTGACTTGCGATGTGTGCGGCGGCAAGCGCTTTAACGATGCTACGCGCGAAGTCTATTATAAGGGCAAGAACGTTTCTGAAATTCTCGACTTGAGCATCGCCGATGCGGCGGAGTTCTTCAAGGACATTCCGAAGATTGCGCAACCACTGAACCTGCTGGTGGAAGTGGGGCTTGGCTATTTGACTTTGGGCCAGCCTTCAACGACGCTTAGCGGCGGTGAAGCGCAGCGTATCAAGATTGCGTCGGAACTGCGCCGCCCAGGAACAGGCAAGACGCTTTATCTGCTTGACGAACCAACGACGGGCTTGCATTTTGAAGACATCCGCAAGCTTATGGATTGCCTGAATCGCTTGCGTAGCCTCGGCAATAGCGTCGTGATTATCGAACACAATCTGGATGTGATCAAGTGTGCCGACTGGATTATCGACTTGGGCCCGAATGCGGGTATCCACGGCGGTAAAATCATTGCGACGGGAACGCCGGAGCAGATTGCCAAATGCAAGAAGTCCGAGACGGGTAAGTACCTTGCGCCGGTGTTAGCGAAAAAGCATGGCGAAAACCATCATTTTGACCGTACGCTCAAGGGCGGCGAAGACTTGTCGCTCGACATTGAGGTGCATGGTGCTCGTAAGCATAACCTCAAGAACATCGATGTCACGATTCCGCGGCACAAGCTCACGGTGGTGACAGGCGTTTCGGGCTCCGGAAAATCGAGCCTCGCTTTCCATACACTCTTTAGCGAAGGCCAGCGCCGTTTTGTCGAAACGTTAAGTACGTACGCCCGCCGATTCCTCGGACGCCCCGATCACGGAAGCATCGATTCCATTTCGGGCCTCGCTCCGGCCATCGCCATTGACCAGAAGAGTGCGAGCAAGAGTCCGCGCAGTACGGTCGCGACCCTCACCGAAATTTATGACTACTTCCGCATTTTCTGGGCGAGGGTCGGGACCCCGCATTGCCTGAAATGCGGGAAGCCTGTGTCTTCGTACAGCGCGGGCGACCTGATGCAATACGCTTTCGACCGCGACTTGAATAAAATGGTCACGGTGCTTGCCCCGTTCGAAATCAAGGACGTGCTGAAGCTTTCCAAGATTCTCACGGAAAAAGGCTATCGCAAGGTTTACCTCGGCGACAAGCTCGTGGAACTCCCGCTGCCGAAAATTCCGACCCGCGAAAAGCAGCTGTTCGCTGTGGTCGATACGGTTGTGGTGAAAGAAGACAATCGCGCCCGCTTGGTAGAAGCGTTTGAACGCGGCTACCGCGACGGTAACGGAATCTTGTATGTGGAAGACGAAAGCGGAAATCGTTTGGCCTGCTCCGAAAAGCCGGGCTGCCCGGAATGCGGCTGGTACATGGATTCGGCGCTCAATCCGAAACACTTCAGCTTTAACACGCACTGGGGCGCTTGCGAAACTTGCCTTGGCCTCGGTCATTTTAAAGATGGCGAAGTTTGCCCCGATTGCCATGGTGAACGCTTGAAACCGGAATATCTGGCGGTTCGTATCGGCGACAAGAATATCATGGATGTGAACCACATGAGCATCGCCCAGGCGCTCGAATGGTTCAGCAACGAAAACTTTAAGCGAGACAATTTCGGGAAAGACAAAAATCCCGACGGCAAGATGACGGTCGCCGAACCTTTGCTCCGCGAGATTGTAGGACGCCTGAACTTCCTCAAGGGGGTAGGCCTCGGCTATATCGGCCTCGACCGCGCGGGCGACACGCTCAGCGGCGGTGAATCCCAGCGTATTCGCCTGGCAAGCCAGATCGGTAGCGGCCTTGAAGGTGTACTCTACGTGCTTGATGAACCCACGGTGGGACTCCACGAAAGCGATACCGCCATGTTGCTCAATACGCTTTACCGTCTGCGCGACCTCGGCAATACGCTCGTGGTCGTGGAACATGACATGAAAATGATGCAGGCGGCGGACCATATTATCGATATGGGCCCCGCGGCGGGTGAGTTCGGCGGTGAAGTCGTCGCCGAAGGTTCTCCCGAACAGCTCTCCAAGCCATACGCCTTGCAACAGTTCCCGCGCAGCGAAACGGTCAAGTACCTGACGCATACTATCCCGATGGCGAATGAGATTGCGGCAAAGCCCATCACCGATTCCACAGAATTCTACGAATTTGAAAAGCTGAATCATAATAACCTTAAGAATTTGTCTGTAAAGTTCCCGAAGGGCGCCATCAGTGTAGTCTGCGGCGTTTCCGGCTCGGGTAAGAGCTCCATGGTCATGGACGAAATTTACCCGCGCCTCAAAAAGAAATTCCAGGCTCGCGGACGCAAGAAACAGAACGGCGAAGTTCTTTTGGTTGACCAAAGTCCGATTTCGGGAACTCCTCGCAGCACGCCCGCGAGTTTCACGGGCGTGTTTGACGACATCCGCAAGCTGTTCGCCAAACTGCCGCAAGCCAAGTTGAAAGGCTTCGACTATGGGCGCTTCAGTTACAACTTAGCCCGCGGCCGCTGCGAGGCCTGTGAAGGTCGTGGCGCTATCTCGGTGGAAATGCACTTCCTTTCGGACGTGTGGGAAGTC
- a CDS encoding Rpn family recombination-promoting nuclease/putative transposase yields the protein MKESKSFKDCIVKPGEMSPYANLLVDLAFKKAFDPDKPTSRQNLINLLNDLLEPQLKLPIKNVWTRNVAKNLSGSKASRTAIFDLHCKDDAGDLIEIEVQIREVDNFMKRLAFYASEMVANQAEPGQDWDYDIQPTYVIALTRFSVFPDERAVHRGTVIDLESGEQLVDTYNFTAIELSKVPFFIEKTSSDLSKWLFFFRYLNRLKELPAELNEEKFKDLTESAKVSKFSKREFEVYRDMYHKIWDHNAMRRGIFKEFAEDINAKIEDRTREIAKNLIKLGDSDEKIVAATGLSLEDVVVLRSQLEM from the coding sequence ATGAAAGAAAGTAAGTCCTTTAAGGACTGTATCGTGAAACCGGGCGAAATGAGCCCGTACGCAAATCTGCTTGTTGATTTGGCGTTCAAGAAGGCCTTTGACCCAGACAAGCCTACCAGTCGGCAAAATCTCATAAATTTGCTGAATGACTTACTTGAACCGCAACTCAAGTTGCCCATCAAAAACGTATGGACCCGTAATGTGGCGAAAAACCTGAGTGGAAGTAAGGCGTCTCGTACGGCGATTTTTGATTTGCATTGTAAGGACGATGCGGGTGATTTGATTGAAATTGAAGTGCAGATTCGCGAAGTGGATAACTTCATGAAGCGTCTTGCGTTCTATGCGAGCGAGATGGTGGCAAATCAGGCCGAACCCGGTCAGGATTGGGATTACGATATTCAGCCGACTTACGTGATTGCGCTGACGCGTTTCTCGGTTTTCCCCGATGAACGTGCTGTCCATCGGGGGACGGTAATTGATTTGGAAAGCGGGGAACAGCTTGTAGACACCTACAACTTTACCGCTATTGAACTTTCAAAGGTTCCTTTCTTTATTGAAAAGACGTCTAGCGACCTGAGCAAGTGGCTGTTTTTCTTTCGCTATTTGAATCGTCTCAAGGAACTTCCTGCGGAGTTGAACGAAGAAAAATTCAAGGACTTGACAGAAAGCGCAAAAGTGTCTAAGTTTTCCAAGAGAGAGTTCGAGGTTTATCGGGATATGTATCACAAAATCTGGGATCATAACGCCATGAGGCGCGGCATCTTCAAGGAATTCGCGGAAGATATCAATGCGAAGATTGAAGATCGTACTCGTGAAATTGCGAAAAATCTGATAAAACTCGGTGATTCTGACGAGAAAATTGTCGCGGCCACGGGGCTTTCTTTGGAAGACGTCGTTGTTCTTCGTAGCCAACTCGAAATGTAA
- a CDS encoding GIY-YIG nuclease family protein, which translates to MASDILDSIFANDPDGLLNVKPKSAAPTDYDRLLQELYEINAFYESHGKEPSSDSGDIGEYRLAKRLETFRNGAVKDNQAIYNADIHGLVSKRSGELNKETVPASIDDILAGDDLGLLGGDSSIFALRPAVKKAIGRDEADFVAQRTPCKDFAKYESNFIRVQQDLKAGKRKLIGSKLSDLKAGGYYVYNGLLFFVESIEISQYDGVTPEGKHIYKNGRTRCIFENGTEAALLKRSVEKLLYLNGKTVTESSEDVANEVENMLGGINENDQACGFIYVCKSLSRDPNISSIENLYKIGFCTTSVQERIKNAEMEPTYLMAPVKHVTSWKCFNMNPQKFEQLIHNFFGTCCLNVDVFDEKGRRHVPKEWFVVPLPVIERAVEMIITGQIVKYRYDAKIQQIVER; encoded by the coding sequence ATGGCCAGTGATATTCTAGATTCTATTTTTGCAAATGATCCTGATGGGCTTTTGAATGTAAAGCCTAAGAGTGCGGCTCCGACGGATTATGACCGCCTTTTGCAGGAGTTGTATGAAATAAACGCGTTCTATGAGTCTCACGGCAAGGAACCATCTTCGGATAGTGGTGATATTGGTGAGTATCGCTTAGCTAAACGTCTAGAGACATTTAGAAACGGAGCGGTGAAGGACAATCAAGCCATATATAATGCTGATATTCATGGCTTGGTGTCAAAACGTTCGGGCGAGTTAAATAAAGAAACTGTTCCTGCGAGTATTGATGATATTCTGGCTGGTGATGACTTAGGGCTGCTAGGGGGAGATTCGTCTATATTTGCTTTGCGCCCTGCGGTAAAGAAAGCGATTGGCCGAGATGAGGCTGATTTTGTTGCTCAAAGAACGCCGTGCAAGGATTTTGCAAAATACGAATCTAATTTTATACGTGTTCAGCAGGATTTGAAGGCGGGCAAAAGAAAACTTATCGGCTCTAAACTTTCTGATTTGAAAGCAGGCGGATATTACGTTTATAACGGTTTGTTGTTCTTTGTCGAAAGTATTGAAATTTCGCAATATGACGGTGTGACGCCTGAGGGCAAACATATTTACAAGAATGGACGAACCCGCTGTATTTTTGAAAATGGAACTGAAGCGGCACTTCTCAAACGATCAGTTGAAAAACTGCTCTACTTGAATGGAAAAACGGTAACGGAAAGCAGCGAAGATGTAGCCAATGAAGTCGAAAACATGCTTGGTGGAATAAACGAGAATGACCAGGCTTGTGGTTTTATTTATGTCTGTAAATCACTGAGTCGTGACCCGAATATTTCTAGCATCGAAAATTTGTATAAAATTGGATTCTGCACGACATCTGTTCAGGAGCGCATTAAGAATGCTGAAATGGAGCCAACATATTTGATGGCCCCCGTTAAGCATGTTACGAGTTGGAAATGCTTCAACATGAATCCTCAAAAATTTGAACAGTTGATTCATAATTTCTTTGGAACCTGCTGTTTGAATGTGGATGTGTTTGATGAAAAAGGTCGTCGCCATGTCCCGAAGGAATGGTTTGTTGTCCCGCTCCCAGTTATAGAACGAGCTGTTGAAATGATAATCACGGGGCAGATCGTCAAATACCGCTACGATGCCAAAATACAGCAGATAGTGGAACGGTAA
- a CDS encoding DEAD/DEAH box helicase: MPDIVHFEYAQTGNSSRTDSMGMREMQARAYAARAEQYLLLKSPPASGKSRALMFIALDKLYHQGLKKVIVAVPERSIGSSFAPTELRKNGFFADWTPSDEYNLCTAGSDSSTGKVDAFKNFMKNGNEKILICTHATLRFATEGFPEKDFDDCLLAIDEFHHVSADESSRLGEMLRAIMAKSSVHIVAMTGSYFRGDSVPVLTAEDEAKFTKITYNYYEQLNGYKYLKSLGIGYNFYQGKYTSAITEVLNTDKKTILHIPNVNSGESTKDKRSEVDFILDSIGTVDKQDSATGVIYVRRKKDGKILKVADLVDDEPRNRNKIVDYLRKIEKPDDMDLIIALGMAKEGFDWPYCEHALTVGYRGSLTEIIQIIGRCTRDSENKTHAQFTNLIAQPEAKDDEVVVAVNNMLKAITASLLMEQVLAPQWDFKTKVSDDDEDEPGTIKIRGFKEPTSKRVKAIVETDLDDLKATILQDKTMQTAMPGACDPEVINKVIIPKIIRAKYPDLNDEEVEELREQVVVDSVIRKSTIETVKGEDGVDRRFIRMANKFVNIDDLHIDLIDSINPFQAAFEVLSKSVTPAVLKMIRETIESTRIEMTDEEALILWPKVQAFVKQNGKEPNIDSMDFNESRLAQCLIYLRKKKRERDGQ; encoded by the coding sequence ATGCCAGATATTGTTCATTTTGAATATGCTCAGACAGGTAATTCCTCTAGAACGGATTCTATGGGGATGCGTGAAATGCAGGCGAGGGCCTATGCGGCTCGTGCAGAGCAATATTTGTTGCTTAAGTCGCCTCCGGCATCTGGTAAATCCCGCGCCCTTATGTTTATTGCTCTTGATAAATTGTATCATCAGGGGCTTAAGAAGGTAATCGTTGCTGTGCCGGAACGTTCCATCGGATCGTCTTTTGCTCCTACGGAACTACGTAAAAACGGATTCTTTGCTGATTGGACCCCGTCTGATGAATATAATTTGTGCACGGCAGGGAGCGATTCTAGCACAGGAAAAGTCGATGCCTTCAAAAATTTTATGAAGAATGGTAACGAAAAAATCCTTATTTGCACCCATGCGACGCTACGTTTTGCGACGGAGGGCTTTCCAGAAAAGGATTTTGACGACTGCCTGCTTGCTATAGATGAATTTCATCATGTTTCTGCCGATGAATCTAGTCGCTTGGGCGAGATGCTCCGAGCAATAATGGCGAAATCTAGTGTGCATATTGTCGCCATGACGGGTTCGTATTTCCGTGGCGATTCCGTGCCTGTGCTTACCGCAGAAGATGAGGCTAAATTTACCAAGATAACCTACAATTATTATGAGCAATTAAACGGTTATAAGTATCTGAAATCGCTTGGCATAGGGTACAATTTCTATCAAGGAAAATATACAAGCGCCATAACTGAGGTTCTCAATACTGACAAGAAGACGATTCTCCATATCCCGAATGTGAATTCTGGCGAATCAACGAAGGACAAGCGTTCCGAGGTCGATTTTATCCTGGATAGCATAGGAACTGTTGATAAACAGGATTCTGCAACAGGTGTTATTTACGTTCGCCGCAAAAAAGATGGTAAAATCTTGAAGGTTGCTGACTTGGTTGACGATGAACCGCGTAACCGCAATAAGATTGTTGATTATCTGCGAAAAATTGAGAAACCGGACGATATGGACTTGATTATCGCTTTGGGTATGGCAAAGGAAGGTTTCGATTGGCCTTATTGCGAACATGCCCTTACCGTAGGTTATCGAGGTTCTCTAACCGAAATCATCCAAATTATCGGGCGTTGTACCCGTGATAGTGAAAACAAGACTCACGCACAATTCACAAATTTGATCGCGCAGCCCGAAGCGAAGGATGATGAAGTTGTTGTCGCAGTAAATAATATGCTCAAGGCGATAACGGCTTCACTCTTGATGGAACAGGTTCTTGCGCCGCAATGGGATTTTAAGACTAAAGTTTCTGACGATGACGAGGATGAACCGGGGACTATCAAGATAAGAGGCTTCAAGGAACCTACTTCCAAGCGTGTTAAGGCGATTGTAGAGACTGACCTTGATGATTTGAAGGCGACCATATTGCAGGATAAGACAATGCAAACAGCAATGCCGGGGGCGTGTGACCCTGAAGTAATCAATAAGGTCATTATCCCCAAAATCATCCGTGCCAAGTATCCTGACTTGAATGATGAAGAAGTTGAAGAACTTCGCGAACAGGTTGTTGTTGATTCCGTAATTCGCAAGTCGACCATCGAAACGGTAAAGGGGGAAGATGGTGTGGATCGTCGCTTTATTCGAATGGCAAATAAGTTCGTGAATATCGATGACCTTCACATAGACCTTATTGATTCTATAAATCCGTTCCAGGCTGCTTTTGAAGTTCTTTCCAAGTCGGTGACACCTGCCGTGCTGAAAATGATTCGTGAGACGATTGAATCAACCCGTATTGAAATGACCGACGAAGAAGCTCTTATTCTATGGCCGAAAGTTCAAGCTTTTGTCAAGCAGAACGGAAAAGAACCGAACATTGATTCCATGGATTTTAATGAAAGCCGTTTGGCTCAATGCCTGATCTATTTGCGGAAGAAGAAGAGAGAACGAGATGGCCAGTGA